In the genome of Oscarella lobularis chromosome 1, ooOscLobu1.1, whole genome shotgun sequence, one region contains:
- the LOC136192015 gene encoding uncharacterized protein, with protein MSEMYEKSFRHFMISYCKRNGINIELFLQKHDSPPRANDTIYWVETELPRRGWKDAQIAALLGDATKAIGLGSLHNKFSALRKTLTCTTSAGSEQDADSSDNYDIDRAISLVCHRLGHGWRLFFVLLGLCDSLLDDCDLQKTIPAKCFSAFAKWKEKEGKTATIFRLLQALCESDLIGTAEELIDKLHLSGEKKFKNLLKKYRAESKPQRSRCSPGKARRVNAHQSSASTPPVSRRLSPNQLHSSDLRRSIIEVRTEAKSEDLYLPEEHMKCAESFVPQDKRHIQVIAVGQTGMGKTKSMNRTFGTMATVARPGQGSETASVSTYTRVLHRGGGVVPFRLSFTDTPGLGDSDSRFLDDEICTAIRNATRLDATAFFLYFIKAGESRNQRHIAAIKKLEKATGKELTAVVITNAVKMPAYGECSEKPIDETFRDLYKNLVSAWTSRTRN; from the exons ATGTCAGAAATGTATGAAAAAAGTTTTCGTCACTTCATGATCTCTTATTGCAAGCGAAACGGCATCAATATCGAATTGTTTCTACAAAAGCACGACTCTCCTCCTCGTGCCAATGACACAATATATTGGGTAGAAACCGAACTTCCACGACGCGGCTGGAAAGATGCACAAATAGCAGCCTTATTGGGAGACGCGACGAAAGCAATCGGTTTGGGTAGCTTGCACAACAAGTTTTCAGCTCTTCGAAAGACGTTGACCTGCACAACTTCAGCTGGGTCTGAGCAAGATGCCGACAGCAGCGACAACTATGATATCG ATCGCGCAATTTCTCTCGTATGTCACCGATTAGGTCACGGATGGAGGCTGTTTTTCGTGCTACTGGGCCTTTGCGACAGTCTGCTCGACGACTGCGATTTGCAAAAAACTATTCCGGCAAAGTGTTTCAGCGCTTTTGCCAAGtggaaggaaaaggaaggaaaaaccGCCACAATATTTAGACTGTTGCAGGCGTTATGCGAGTCTGACCTTATCGGCACTGCGGAAGAATTGATTGATAAATTACACTTATCCG gagaaaagaaattcaaaaacttATTGAAGAAATATCGGGCTGAAAGCAAGCCTCAAAGGAGCCG CTGTAGTCCCGGAAAGGCACGCCGTGTTAACGCTCATCAGTCATCTGCATCTACTCCTCCCGTTTCCAGACGTTTGTCTCCCAACCAGCTTCATTCTTCGGATTTGCGTCGCTCGATTATTGAAGTGAGAACTGAAGCAAAATCAGAGGACCTCTATTTGCCCGAAGAGCACATGAAGTGCGCAGAAAGCTTTGTTCCTCAGGACAAAAGGCACATTCAAGTAATAGCAGTTGGTCAAACGGGTATGGGAAAGACAAAATCTATGAATCGAACCTTTGGCACAATGGCTACCGTAGCCAGACCTGGACAAGGG TCTGAAACAGCATCTGTATCTACCTACACTCGCGTGCTGCACAGAGGAGGCGGTGTCGTTCCATTTCGACTTAGCTTTACTGACACTCCAGGCCTGGGCGACAGCGATAGCAGGTTTTTGGATGATGAGATTTGCACTGCCATACGAAACGCTACGAGACTCGATGCtacagcgttttttctctattttatTAAGGCTGGCGAATCACGCAACCAGAGGCACATTGCCGCTATAAAAAAGCTCGAAAAGGCGACAGGAAAAGAACTAACTGCCGTAGTGATAACCAATGCAGTGAAAATGCCAGCGTATGGCGAATGCTCAGAAAAGCCcatcgacgaaacgtttcgagACTTATATAAAAACCTAGTGTCAGCGTGGACCTCGCGGACTAGAAATTAA
- the LOC136191313 gene encoding uncharacterized protein, whose protein sequence is MPIVTSLAASMLSEKPLFCQSTAKSIFYDITEAASQAFSVGDGGMATISYRYTGRRNDIRGFDWMILSPQSVVAASFPENPMLPSLWGYTASGDVSQGDANLLINPVNTSNSGTVYLCVVRFVSGLANNHLSKNVTLQIEDLPMISVSPSVSTTVTIGNNFPIRIAIIRGEANVSLTRNGNSLDLNRSGKSFVHVISNVNALSNGTYIAIGDNDVGYHQIQFSLFAFYLDNATCGVVANSMVNAIVTCTIKSFPPVYKGTYSCGNQIVDLSWNKTGRSDGSGIYEYQANASINSEDVPIFNGTCRLITTNFHGQFNETLNKVLRPTPAPSPPQTTEEPSISSTLPEIVSSAIPSVSSTPSKGPSVGLIVGCACGGVAALIALLLLLLCPINLSCRRCLQRQCCPCCFKCYDDCCGTQDDCEEPNESKATCCTDSYKCSLCCFNCCNDSSGSDEADGHKKDSVPLGKIEETVPVSAAASSKKQEDEIEPYVVSGGAVSATKEEKSKAAPKSASKDEYAQPDMSKKTKKEAAQQAPTGGDVYTQVDKKKKAEKSDLTYADLDHSGSKSGTLQSASNEGGVVYSKMQKK, encoded by the exons ATGCCTATTGTTACCTCACTCGCGGCGAGCATGCTCAGTGAAA AACCGCTCTTTTGTCAGTCTACAG CGAAGTCCATTTTCTACGACATTACCGAAGCTGCTTCTCAAGCGTTTTCTGTCGGTGATGGAGGAATGGCAACTATTAGTTATCGATACACGGGACGTCGCAATGACATAAGAGGCTTTGACTGGATGATTCTTTCGCCTCAGTCTGTCGTTGCAGCAAGCTTTCCTGAAAACCCTATGTTACCGTCGCTTTGGGGATATACTGCTTCGGGCGATGTGTCGCAAGGCGATGCAAATTTGTTGATCAATCCTGTGAATACTTCAAACAGTGGTACAGTATACCTTTGTGTTGTTAGATTTGTTTCAGGTCTGGCAAACAATCATCTAAGTAAGAATGTAACGCTGCAAATTGAAG ATCTACCAATGATTTCCGTGTCTCCATCCGTTAGCACCACAGTGACTATTGGCAATAATTTTCCAATCAGAATCGCTATCATTAGAGGAGAAGCGAATGTGAGCTTGACAAGAAACGGGAATTCGCTAGACCTCAACAGATCAGGAAAATCATTTGTGCACGTCATATCTAACGTGAACGCATTGAGCAATGGCACCTACATTGCTATTGGTGACAACGACGTTGGATACCACCAAATTCAGTTTAGCTTATTCGCATTTT ATCTTGACAATGCGACGTGCGGCGTTGTGGCCAATTCTATGGTTAATGCAATAGTTACCTGCACCATCAAGTCTTTCCCACCGGTGTATAAAGGCACATATTCTTGTGGAAATCAAATCGTTGACTTGAGCTGGAATAAAACGGGACGCTCAGACGGCTCAGGAATATATGAATATCAAGCAAACGCGTCTATTAACAGCGAGGATGTGCCAATATTCAATGGAACATGCAGGCTAATCACTACTAATTTTCATGGACAGTTCAATGAAACTCTAAATAAAG TCCTACGGCCAACACCCGCTCCTTCACCACCTCAAACCACTGAAGAACCATCTATAT CAAGTACGTTGCCCGAAATTGTTAGTAGTGCAATACCATCCGTCTCGTCAACTCCCA GTAAAGGTCCTAGTGTTGGACTGATAGTTGGCTGTGCTTGTGGTGGCGTAGCTGCTTTGATTGCTCTTCTGCTACTCCTTCTCTGTCCTATCAATTTATCATGCCGACGATGTTTGCAACGACAGTGTTGTCCTTGCTGTTTCAAATGTTACGACGACTGCT GTGGAACTCAGGATGACTGTGAAGAACCCAATGAATCCAAAGCTACATGCTGTACAGATTCCTACAAGTGTTCCTTATGCTGCTTTAATTGTTGCAATG ATTCTTCAGGCAGTGACGAAGCTGACGGACacaagaaagacagcgtGCCTCTTGG GAAAATAGAAGAGACCGTGCCAGTCTCAGCAGCAGcctcttcaaaaaaacaagagGATGAAATTGAGCCCTATGTTGTGTCAGGCGGCGCTGTGTCAGCtacaaaagaagagaagtcgAAGGCAGCTCCCAAGTCAGCCTCAAAGGATGAGTACGCTCAACCTGACATGtcaaagaagacaaagaaggaAGCAGCCCAGCAAGCTCCTACAGGTGGCGATGTCTACACCCAAGtagacaaaaagaagaaa GCAGAAAAGTCGGACTTGACTTACGCTGACTTGGACCATAGTGGATCCAAAAGTGGCACTCTGCAGTCAGCAAGCAATGAAGGGGGAGTTGTCTACTctaaaatgcaaaagaaataG
- the LOC136186194 gene encoding uncharacterized protein: protein MAWLVLFSLFFSLQIEPSFFQSTALEAKSIFYDITEAASQAFSVGDGGMATISYRYTGRRNDIRGFDWVILSPQSVVAASFPENPMLPSLWGYTASGDVSQGDANLLINPVNTSNSGTVYLCVVRFVSGLASNHLSKNVTLQIEDLPMISVSPSVSTTVTIGNNFPIRIAIIRGEANVSLTRNGNSLDLNRSGKSFVHVISNVNALSNGTYIAIGDNDVGYHQIQFSLFAFYLDNATCGVVVNSIMMGNASVSCSIKSFPPVDKGTYSCEDQKVEFTWKQTMGSTDIQGVDKYQAKALITNVIVSRFTGGSCRLTTANEYGQFNETLKEALLSTPTPPTTDGFTTMTGFSSDVVEIQSTFLPTQKTCSCTGLAAVTGVMAVLLALVGGFSIYLLLVLLRTRKHEERVQSKTKNVEMHSSSLYASAKDASHQTHAKTEAPEYASIAEAKN from the exons ATGGCGTGGCTTgttctgttttctttgttcttttctttgcaaatAGAACCGTCATTTTTTCAGTCTACAG CATTGGAAGCGAAGTCTATTTTCTACGACATTACCGAAGCTGCTTCTCAAGCGTTTTCTGTCGGTGATGGAGGAATGGCAACTATTAGTTATCGATACACGGGACGTCGCAATGACATAAGAGGCTTTGACTGGGTGATTCTTTCGCCTCAGTCTGTCGTTGCAGCAAGCTTTCCTGAAAACCCTATGTTACCGTCGCTTTGGGGATATACTGCTTCGGGCGATGTGTCGCAAGGCGATGCAAATTTGTTGATCAATCCTGTGAATACTTCAAACAGTGGTACAGTATACCTTTGTGTTGTTAGATTTGTTTCAGGTCTGGCAAGCAATCATCTAAGTAAGAATGTAACGCTGCAAATTGAAG ATCTACCAATGATTTCCGTGTCTCCATCCGTTAGCACCACAGTGACTATTGGCAATAATTTTCCAATCAGAATCGCTATCATTAGAGGAGAAGCGAATGTGAGCTTGACAAGAAACGGGAATTCGCTAGACCTCAACAGATCAGGAAAATCATTTGTGCACGTCATATCTAACGTGAACGCATTGAGCAATGGCACCTACATTGCTATTGGTGACAACGACGTTGGATACCACCAAATTCAGTTTAGCTTATTCGCATTTT ATCTTGACAATGCGACGTGCGGCGTTGTGGTCAACTCTATCATGATGGGAAACGCAAGTGTTTCATGCTCAATCAAGTCTTTTCCTCCGGTGGATAAAGGCACATACTCTTGTGAAGATCAAAAGGTTGAATTTACGTGGAAGCAAACGATGGGAAGTACAGACATACAAGGAGTGGATAAATATCAAGCAAAAGCACTTATCACTAACGTGATTGTATCAAGATTCACCGGGGGCTCGTGCAGGCTAACCACTGCAAATGAGTATGGACAGTTCAATGAAACTCTGAAAGAAG CCCTACTTTCAACACCCACTCCTCCAACCACTGACGGCTTTACAA CAATGACAGGTTTTTCTAGCGATGTTGTGGAAATTCAGTCGACGTTCCTCCCAACTCAAA AAACTTGCAGTTGCACTGGACTTGCTGCAGTAACTGGAGTTATGGCTGTTCTGCTCGCACTTGTTGGAGGTTTTTCTATTTACCTGCTACTCGTGCTCTTGAG gacaCGAAAGCATGAAGAGCGAGTTCAGagtaaaacaaaaaacgttgaAATGCACAGCAGCTCACTGTATGCATCGGCAAAGGATGCAAGTCATCAAACGCACGCAAAGACTGAAGCACCAGAGTATGCTTCAATTGCCGAGGCTAAGAACTGA
- the LOC136190681 gene encoding uncharacterized protein: protein MIPTSTLFPLCACLFCFCQRSSFSFSIAKSIRYEVTNAASQEFFVADGGVLTLSYQYKGNNTIDSFAWVTFSPVKKIADFGLAANAVPPYSITGSLAEGRTNLMITSVNTSLSGKVYQCSVILLLSNTVRSGPAKLNLKDLPELSVNLSSGEIVTIGRSFLIRINVTQGDDVVVNLTTNGRLLQLIGTGNLYEHNITQVTASTNGTYVAIGDNNVGYHQVRFTLLAFYLGNAQCNIAAKSTANSTVTCTIKSIPPVAKGTYSCRNQTVGLTWKEMESADILGVHEYQAKASIANMDVPMFMETCRLTTANEYGQFSETLKAALHSTSSLSTASTTNSFTTVTGYSSDAVESQSTFFPTQSSETCSTCNCTGLAAATGVMAVLLALVGGFAIYLLLMLSRTQKREERVQSATKLKNVEMHSSSLYASAKDARHQMHPKTEAPEYASIAEAKN from the exons ATGATTCCAACTTCCACTCTCTTTCCACTGTGTGCGTGccttttctgcttctgcCAAAGAAGTAGTTTTTCTT TCTCTATAGCTAAGTCAATCCGTTACGAAGTCACTAACGCAGCCTCCCAGGAGTTCTTTGTTGCTGACGGGGGAGTGCTTACGCTTTCCTATCAATACAAGGGAAACAACACCATCGATTCCTTCGCGTGGGTAACATTTTCTCCCGTGAAGAAGATCGCCGATTTCGGATTGGCTGCAAACGCAGTTCCTCCTTATTCCATCACAGGCAGCCTCGCAGAGGGACGTACAAATTTGATGATAACCAGCGTCAACACATCTCTTAGTGGCAAAGTGTACCAGTGTTCTGTAATTTTGTTGTTGTCAAATACTGTAAGAAGTGGTCCGGCGAAACTCAATTTGAAAG ATCTTCCGGAGCTATCTGTAAATCTGTCATCTGGCGAGATTGTCACCATTGGGAGATCATTTCTAATCAGAATCAACGTCACGCAAGGAGATGATGTTGTAGTGAATTTAACAACAAACGGCCGTTTACTGCAGCTCATTGGCACAGGAAATCTCTATGAGCACAATATAACTCAAGTGACGGCTTCAACGAATGGTACGTACGTTGCTATTGGTGACAACAATGTTGGGTACCATCAAGTGAGATTTACATTATTGGCATTTT ATCTTGGAAATGCACAGTGCAACATTGCAGCTAAATCTACTGCAAATTCAACTGTTACCTGTACCATCAAGTCTATCCCACCAGTGGCGAAAGGCACATATTCTTGTAGAAATCAAACCGTTGGCTTGACGTGGAAGGAAATGGAAAGTGCAGACATCTTAGGAGTACATGAATATCAAGCAAAGGCGTCTATTGCCAACATGGATGTGCCAATGTTTATGGAGACATGCAGACTAACCACTGCTAATGAGTACGGCCAGTTCAGTGAAACCCTGAAAGCAG CCCTACATTCAACATCCAGTCTTTCGACAGCTTCAACCACTAATAGCTTTACAA CAGTGACAGGTTATTCTAGTGATGCAGTGGAAAGCCAGTCAACGTTTTTTCCAACTCAAA gttcAGAAACTTGCAGTACTTGCAATTGCACTGGACTTGCTGCAGCAACTGGAGTTATGGCTGTTCTACTCGCGCTTGTTGGAGGTTTTGCTATTTACCTGTTACTCATGCTCTCTAG GACACAAAAGCGTGAAGAGCGAGTTCAGAGTGCAAccaaattgaaaaacgtTGAAATGCACAGCAGCTCACTGTATGCATCGGCAAAGGATGCACGTCATCAAATGCACCCAAAAACTGAAGCACCAGAGTATGCCTCAATTGCCGAGGCTAAGAACTGA